The nucleotide window GCGCGGGGTGATAGCGATTGCGATGCGCGAGGGCGAGCTTGCACTTCGACTTCGTGCAGGCGTCCACCACTTCATCGGCTTCGACGAGATTGCGGACGAAGGGCTTCTCCAGGTAGATGCCCTTCGCGCCAGCAGCGATGGAAGCCATGATCATCTCGTGATGCTGGTCGATGTGACGCGGGCCGATGGAGACGATGTCGGGCTTCACTTCCTCCAGCATCTTGCGGTAGTCGGCGTAGCCCTTGCTGAGCTTGAGCTTGGCCTGGGCGCCTTCGAGTCCCTTGGCGTCGGCGTCCGCCACGGCAACGATTTCAGACTCGGGAATCTTCAGCCACATGGTGTCGAGTCCGTGGCCGTAGTTGCCACGTCCGGTGTGGCCGATGACGGCGATACGTGCTTTCTTATCAGCAGTAGCAGAGAAGGCGGAGGTGGCAGCAAGGCTTGCGGCAGTGGTGGAGAGGAAGCGACGGCGGTTCATGGGGCGGAGGGAAGTGGTGGGTGCAGGGAGTTCAACGCAGAGACACAGAGACGCAGAGGAAACTTCGGAGACTGAAAGTGCAGTTGCCTTAGTGAACGCAGGATCAGCAATGGTGCATGCTGAAAACTGCTCACTTCCTTTTTGAGTTCAGCATCTGCTGCACGCGCGCATTTTCTTTTTCCAATGCGGCAGGTGGGATGGGCATGGGGGTGAAGTCGGGAGAGGCGGTGAGTTTTTCGTCCGCAGGAATGGTGCGCCAGCGGAGATTGCGGAACCACACGTCCTGGCCGTGGTCCTGGAGCTTGATGTTCGCACCGCGCTTGCTGAGGTCGGCGCCGCGGATGCGGAGGAGTTCGATTTCCTTGGCCCACTTCGGGTCGGTGTAGTCGAAGTCGAGCACCTTCTCTTCATTCAGCCAGTGCTGGATGACGGTACCCTTGCCCACGATGCGGGCCGTGTTCCACTCGCCGAGGGGCTTCGTGGCATCCTTGCTCGGGGCCATGCAGAAGAAGAGGGATGCGGCGGCTTGGCGTGGGTTCTCGCCGTAGGGGCTGTTTACATTATCGAGCACCTGGTACTCGTATTGCGCGGGGCGGTAGTAGACGCCGCTGTTGCAGCCTTTGGAGACCTTCCACTCGAAGCGCAGTTCAAAGTCATCGGGAACGAACGCGGCCTTGTACGTGAGGTCGCCGCCCTTCTCCTTGCGGTAGAAGGCGCCATCCGCATCGATGACCCAGTTGCCCTTCTGCTCCCAGCCTTCGGTGGAGGTGCCGTTGAAGATGGAGACGAAGCCGAGGCGTTGCTCTTCCTCGCTGAGCGTGTTGGCAGGCTTGGCATCGACCTTCTCTTCTTTGACTTCGTTGACTTGATCGGTGGCTTTGGTTTGGGTGGTGCCTTCTTTTGCGGTGTCAGTGCGCTTGGAAATGCGTGAGATCACGACTTCCTGCGTGCGCTTGATGATGCCGTAGAAGATGCCGGGCT belongs to Roseimicrobium gellanilyticum and includes:
- a CDS encoding 3-keto-disaccharide hydrolase — encoded protein: MLPRLRIPSPLSCVLAAWLTTGSLVPHTFAAEVEANPKPKPEQKTKGPEDPPNPPAVPHSTTWQHEELRRFPAKEANQGVAVDDAHIYVISNSAIGKYRKDTFEKVTEWKQPKSGPLIHMNAGITHEGKLYCAHSNFPGIPMTSSIEVWDASTMQHVDSHSLGIDMGSLTWIEPQKDGTWLACFAHYSKDKPRTGRDPSWTELVKFDSEWRRTGGWVFPATLTSHFGGSSCSGGAHGPEGQLYVTGHTWRELYVLKFPTAGSVLEWIDTIPITAEGQAFDWDPKEPGIFYGIIKRTQEVVISRISKRTDTAKEGTTQTKATDQVNEVKEEKVDAKPANTLSEEEQRLGFVSIFNGTSTEGWEQKGNWVIDADGAFYRKEKGGDLTYKAAFVPDDFELRFEWKVSKGCNSGVYYRPAQYEYQVLDNVNSPYGENPRQAAASLFFCMAPSKDATKPLGEWNTARIVGKGTVIQHWLNEEKVLDFDYTDPKWAKEIELLRIRGADLSKRGANIKLQDHGQDVWFRNLRWRTIPADEKLTASPDFTPMPIPPAALEKENARVQQMLNSKRK